The DNA window TTCGATTTCGACCGCGCGGAAGTCGTTTGGGAGTCGATTCGTTCGGTTCGGGGAGGGCGGCGTTCTGTCATTTATTGCAAGAACGAAAAATACAGCACAAAACCAGATAAGTCTGTCCGAAGATGTGGCTCTTCTGAAAGGAGTTCCCGTCTTGAGATTACCTCGTACCGGGGGCGAACTGATGCCGATGGACGGCCGAAAATCAGGACAGGTGGAATGGCCGCTCGGAAATCGTTCGGCGCAAGTCGCCGAGAGCGTCGCGTTCGACGCCACCGGCGAGCGAGGAGATGAGAGCGTGCACTTCCTCGCGCGAGACCTTGATTCCCGCCCGGCGAAGCGCGTCCTCCGGGCGCTTTCGCACTTCGCGGAGAGTGCCGACTGCGAGGAGGTACGGAATCGTCCACGCGACGAGACGGTTGCCCCGTTCGCGCGGCATGCTCTCCAAATACGTCTGAGCGTCGTCGGTGAAACTGTGAGCGTGGTCGGCGGTTCGTTCGACGACGGCGGCAACGTCGTCGCTGTGTTCGGGGTCACAGAGGTCGTCCTGCGGAACGTCGGCGTCTTCGAGCCACGTCTCCGGCAGGTAGACGTTGTTCTCGTCGTGGTAATCGACGTACACGTCCTTGGTGACGTTGACGAGTTGCAGGAGGAGGGCGAACGACTCCGACGTTTCGCGGAGGCGGTTCGCTTGTGCTGAATCCGCGTCCCGACAGACGAGGTTCGTGATGAGTTCGCCGACGGTTCCGGCGACGTAGTAGCAGTACTCCTCCAGTTCCGCGCGCGTCCCGATTCGAAGGCCGCCCTCGTCGGCGTGGCGTTCGACGAACATCGCCATCCCGCCGACGAGTTCCCGAACGGGCGGTCGAACAGCGTTCCGGACGGACGGGGAACACGTGTCGAACGTCGCCACGATTCGGGGCGCGTGTGCGACTACCGACCAATCGGCGTCGTCGCCGTCGTCGTCCGGTATCCACTCGTCCACGTCCTCACGGAACTCGTCTATCGTCGTCGAATCGGTCGGGTCGAGGACGGCGTCGTACTGGTAGAGCAGACGCGTCTGCTCGGCGGGCGGAATGTGGCCCGCGTCCTCGATGGTATCGGCGACACGACAGAGGAGATATCCGACACAGATGGCATCGGCCATCGGCGCATCGAGGAGGTCGATGGTGATGGCAAACGTCCGGGAGACGCCTTGAACGGCCTGGTGGCACCACTCAAGGTCTGCCTCGGAGGGCGTGTCGGCGGTCGCGGAGGTCGGTGGGTGGCTGTCCATTCTGTTACTGAACCTTCCGGCCTTTCGGGTTGAGACGCTAAAACCCCTTGGGCTTACCTCTCCGGTGTCACTGGAACGGCTAATCAGTTCCGACTCAGACCGAGCGGTCCGCGTTCGCGGTCCGAGTCGCAAGCGCCAAGTCTCGCCGCCGCGGACCCGAACACGAGAATGTACGAGGGCGTCCACGCCGTCCCGGATGGGGAGGGTACCGTCGCACGCTTCGCCGCCACGGCCGCCGACTACGGGTTCGACGGCATCGTCGTCCGCAACCACGGCGACTCCCGAGCCGAATTCGACGCCGAGCGGGTCAGCGACGCCTACGACGTGGACGTCGTTGACGGCCTCGAAATCCGCGCCGACAACCCGTCGCAGGCCAGCGGTCACGTCGGCAACTTCCGCCCGAAGACGACGATACTCCTGCTCCACGGTGGGACGAACAAACTCAACCGCTTCGCCGTCGAGGAGGAGCGCATCGACGTGCTGGCTCACCCGATGCGCGGCCGCGGCGATTTCAACCACGTGCTGGCGAAGGCCGCCGCCGAACACGGCGTCCGGGTGGAGTTCAACCTGTCGCGCATCCTCCGCGCCGACGGCGGGCCGCGGGTGCAGGCGATACAGGACCTCCGCAAACTCCGCGAACTGGTCGTCAAATACGGCGCGCCGTTCGTCGTCAGCGGCGACCCCACCTCGCACCTCCACCTCCGCGGTCCCCGCGAACTGAAAGCCGTCGGGGAAGTGGTCGGCTTCTCCCCCGAGCAAATCGAGGACGGGCTCCGGGAGTGGGGTCGCCTCGCCGAGCGAAACCGGACGATTCGCTCCGACGATTTCATTGCCCCCGGCGTGAAACGTGGCCGGTATGAAGAAGACGATTGAGGAACACGCGAACCGATTTTCCGACATCGCGGGCGACTACGACGATTCACAGGACAGCGAGGAGTACCGCGCCTGCGTCTCGCTCGTCGTGGATCACGCGGACCCCGGAGCGAACGATACCGTCCTCGATTTGGGGACCGGCACGGGCGCAATCGCCCTCGCTCTCGCTCCCGGCGCAGAGCGCGTTATCGGCCGCGACATCAGCGAGGGGATGTTGGACGAAGCGCGAACGAAGGCCGAGGAAAACGGCATCGAGAACGTCGAGTTCGGCGAGGGACGGTTCCGGGACCCGAACGTGGACGGCGAGGTCGATATCGTCGTCTCCAACTTCGCCATGCACCACCTCTCCGACGAGGAGAAGCGCGAAGCAATCGAGGCCATCGCGGAACTCGGCCCGAGAAAGTTCGTCCTCGGCGACGTGATGTTCTTCGGCCTCCCCGACCCCAAGGAACCGTTTTACAGCCCCGAAGTGGACGACCCCTCGACCGTCGGGCATCTGGCCGACGTGCTGACCGACAACGGATTCTCCCTGACCGCCGTCGAGCGGGTGCACGAACAGGTCGGCGTGCTGGTCGCCGAACGCACCTGAGGTCTCCGGAACCGGACTCGATTCTTACTACCCGACGCGAGAGCAGGCCATTCAAATCCACCGCCGCCCAACGTCCGTCAGAACCTCGAATGAAACACCTCCCGAAGCACATCCGGCCCCACTGGCGGTATCTCGCGGTCGGACTCGAAGCGTGGCCCGACGCGAACATCGACCGCCGGTCGTTCCAGCGGAGCATCTGGTTCGCCGCGCAGAACCTCCTCGGCGACGCCGGAAGCGCGGACGCGGACCTGACGGTGTTCTCCTTCGATTTCGAGGACGGAGACGGTGAGGCGCTGGTTCGGGTTCGTCGGGGGCACACGGACGAGGCCCGGGCGGTGCTGGCCTGCATCGACGACGTGCACGGCGATTCCGTCGGCGTGTTCGTCCGCGGTATAAGCGGGACGGTCCGAGGTTGTGAAGAAAAGTATTTAGGTCGCCAAAGGGAAGTTTCGGGCGAGAGAAGCGTCGTGTTCGCGGACGAAACCCGACCCGCCATCACACGTGATGGCGCGCTCGACATTCAGGTCGATGACTCGTTCGTAGGCGCGACGGAACTCGATTTCGAGTGATACTATGCAGGGACAAGCCCAACAGCAGGCGTACGACCGCGGGATTACGATCTTCTCCCCGGACGGCCGTCTCTACCAAGTCGAATATGCACGGGAGGCCGTCAAACGAGGGAGCGCCAGCATCGGTGTCCGAACCGAGGGCGGCGTCGTCCTCGCGGTGGACAAACACACGCGGTCGCCGCTCATGGAGCAGACCAGCGTCGAAAAGCTCCACAAGGCGGACGACCACATCGGTATCGCCAGCGCGGGCCACGTCGCCGACGCCCGCCAGCTCATCGACTTCGCGCGTCGCCAGTCCCAGATCAACCGACTGCGCTACGGCGAACCCATCGGCGTCGAGACGCTGACGAAAGAAGTCACCGACCACATCCAGCAGTACACGCAGGTCGGCGGTGCGCGACCGTTCGGCGTCGCGCTCATCATCGGCGGCATCGAGAACGGCGAACCGCGCCTCTACGAGACCGACCCGTCCGGGACGCCGTACGAATGGAAAGCGCTCGCGGTCGGCGCGGACCGCGGCGAGATTCAGGACTACCTCGAATCGAACTACAGCGAGGGCATGGACCTCGACGGCGGTATCGACCTCGCCCTGAGCGGCCTCGGAACGGTCAACGACGACCAACTCTCGGCGGATGGCGTCGGCCTCGCCACCGTCGATGTCGAAAGCGAACGCTTCCGAATGCTCGACGACGAGGAAGTCGAGAGCTACCTCGACGAACTCGACCTCCTCGAATCCGAGGACGAAGACGAGCCGGAAGAGTAATTTCGACGTTTTTCTCGGGAAACATCTTTTAGGTGGGCGCGTTTACCTTCGGGTATGATATCACTCGACGAGGCGGTGACGGCGCGTCTGGAATCGCACGGTGCTCGCTTCGAAGTGCTCGTAGACCCGGATGCGGCGCTCGCCATGAAACGCGGCGACTTCGACGGCGACATCGAGGACGTCATCGCCGCCGAGGACGTGTTCGAGAACGCGAGCCGAGGGGACCGACCGGCCGAGGAGGATTTGGAGACCGTCTTCGAGACGACGGACCCGCTCGAAATCATCCCCGAAGTGGTCGAACGCGGTGAGATTCAGATCACGGCCGAGCAGCGCAGGGAGATGCAGGAACAGAAGCACAAACAACTGGTCAACCGCATCACGCGCAACGCGGTCAACCCGCAGATGGACAACGCGCCCCACCCGCCGGAGCGCATCGAGAACGCGCTGGAGCAGGCCGGCTTCTCGGTGGACCCGATGGAACCCGTCGACCAGCAGGTGGACGACGCGCTCGACGCGCTCCGTCCGGTCATCCCGATTCGGTTCGACGAGGTGACCATCGCGGTGCAGGTGCCCGCGAACTACGCCGGGAGCGCACAGGCCCGAATCCGCCAGTTCGGGGATTTGGAGCGCGAGGAGTGGCAGAACGACGGGTCGTGGGTCGGCGTGATGACGTTCCCCGCCGGGATGCAAAACGAGTTCTACGACCTCGTGAACGAACACACGAGCGGTGAGGCGGAAACGCGCATCGTCAAGGACGAAGACGACCTTCAGACGCGGTAACTCGCTCCGCCACGACCGGTTTCGTTTTTCGATAGCGCGGGCGACTCGGCGAACACAGTCTTTTGCGGAGTCGTCGTGTATTCGGGACGATGGAGGTTCCAGAACGGCGGTCGCGGCTGGGTTGGTGGCTGCTCGCAATCGCGTTGGCGCTGGCGCTCGCGTTCGTCGCCTACGCCTTCGTCGGCACGCTCGTCCTCGGGTTGTTCGTCTACTACGGGTCGCGCCCGGTCTACCGACGGGTAACGACGCGACTCGAATCCGAAACGCTCGCGGCGGCGGCCACGCTGTTTCTGCTCTCCCTCCCGGCGCTGTTCCTCGTCGGCTACACGGTCGCCGTCGGCGTCCGGGAACTCAGCGCGTTCACCGGGACGGGCATCGAAACCTACTACTCGCGGCTGATTCCCGGTTCGACCGACGTTCCGGGGGTGCTCTCACATCCGCAACGACTCGTCGGGTCCGACCTCGGAACCGCTTGGAGCGATTTCACGACCGCGGCGAAATCGGTCGGCATCATCTCTCGAAGCCTGCTCACGCTGTTTCTCTCCATCTCGTTCGCCTTCTTCGCGCTCCGCGACGACGACCGACTGGCGGCGTGGTTCCGCGGCGAGATGGGCGAGGACAGCGCCGTCGTCGCCTATCTCACGGCGGTGGACGAGGACCTCGCCATCGTGTACTTCGGGAACGTCCTCACCGTCCTGCTCGTCGGCGTGGCGGCGACGGTCCTCTACAACGGGTTCGCCGCCATCGCTCCCGGTGCGGTGTCGTTTCCCATTCCCACCGTGTTCGCCCTGTTGACGGGGCTGGCGACGTTCGTCCCCATCGTCGTCGGAAAGCTGGTGTACGTCCCGCTCACGCTCTACTTCGTCTGGCAGGCGCTTCGGGTGAACACCCGTCTCCTCTGGTTTCCGGCGGTCTTCTTCGTCGTCTCGTTGCTGCTGTTGGACCTCCTGCCACAGACGGTCGTCCGGCCCTACATCTCGGGTCGGACGACCCACACGGGACTGGTGATGTTCGCGTACATCCTCGGCGGCGTCCTCTTCGGCTGGTACGGCATCTTCCTCGGGCCGCTAGTGTTGGTGTTCGTCGTGCAGTTCGCCGACATCGTGTTCGGCGACTTGGTGCACGGGCGGCGAATCACGCCGTCCTCGTCGCTCTCCATCGGGTCGAATCCGCCGGAAGAAAAGTAACCTCGTCGAGGAGCGAACTACGCGTTCACTCGAATCTCGTCGTCGGTGACGGACGACACCATTTCCTCCTGCAGCGGGTAGGTGTCCTCGTCCCGGTCGCCCCACCCGAGTTTCGATTTCACCTTGTCGGTGACACCCGGGTTCGGGTCGACGTGGGCGGTGCCGTGCTGTACGTCGGCGACGATACCGACTTCATCGCCCGATTCGTCCACGACTTTCTTCCCCTCGTCGTCGTCGGTTATCTCTGTTACCATCGCGTTCGTACACTCGTCGCTTCCGCTGGTACCAATCGTGGTTGCCCACGCAGGGGGCTTATTAGAATCAGCCGTCGTCGGGGAGCAACGGATGCTCGTTCGGCGCGCGAGCGAGTTGTCGCTGGGCGGCGTCCCACTCCTCGAAGTAGCCGTAGTCGGTCATCGTGGACATGCCCGCGAGGGCGGCCCGGAGACTCAGGCCGACGAGCGGAATGTCGGCGACCGTGATGATGACGTCCGCTTGCAAAATAACGCCGTCTCTGAGTATCACGTCGAGCAGGTCCACGACGGCGTGGTCGTCCTTCGTCGGCTTCATGCGTCCAACTCCGGTGCGAACGAGTAGGGCGGCCACGGCCCCGTGAACCTGATTTCGACGCCCGGTTCCGACGCCACGTCGTCCAGCACGCGCCCGATTTCGTCCTCGTTCTCCTCGTGAGCCAAGAAGGCGACCTGCACGACTTCCTCGTTCGTCTCCGACCCGAGCACGTCCCCCGTCGAATCCATCGTCTCGAACGCCGAGACGAGCGGGTCGAGGTCGTCCCGAAGTCGGTTCGTCAGGTCGTCCTTCCGCGCCTGTCGGAGGTCGCGGAGGCGGTTGTCGTACTGCTTTTCGAGCAGGAACGCCGTTCCCTCGGTCGCGTCGTCGATTCGCTCGCGCAAGTCGGCCAACTCCGCGTCGTTCGATTCGAGTTCGTCTCGAACTCGGTCGTCGTCCCACGCGACGCCGACGCGGTACTCCCAATGGCCCGCCAACTCGTCCAGATGGGACGCGAGCGTCTCGGATTGGTCCGCGAGCCACGCCGACACAGCGTCGTCGTCGCCCTTGAGAATCGTGTCGAAGCGGAACGGGAGCGGGGTGCCGAACGCCTCTCCGGCGGCGTCCACGACCGATTGGTGGGTCAGCAGCCACTCCCGAACCGTCCCGAGGTCGTCCGAGTCGAACGGCGAATCACAGGGCTGGACGACCGCCCCCAAATCGCCGTGTTCGACGACGGAAACGGGGTCGCCCTCGATTCCGGCTTCCGAAAACTCGATGTCGTCAACGGTCCCTTCGTCGGCGCTCTCCACGACGCAGTAGAGGTACCGCCCCTCCTCGAAGGTCGGTTCAGCCACCGAATCCCTCCAGACCCGGTTCGCGGTTCGCCATATCGACCAGCGCGTCCGAAATCAGGTCGTCCAAATCGCCGCGGAGGTTGTCGACCCCTTCTTCGATGCCTTCTGATTCTTTCAATCGCTCCAGTTCGTCCTCGATGGCCGCCAACTGCGCCCCGAGTCGTTCGATTTCTTCCGGC is part of the Haladaptatus paucihalophilus DX253 genome and encodes:
- a CDS encoding phytoene/squalene synthase family protein, which gives rise to MDSHPPTSATADTPSEADLEWCHQAVQGVSRTFAITIDLLDAPMADAICVGYLLCRVADTIEDAGHIPPAEQTRLLYQYDAVLDPTDSTTIDEFREDVDEWIPDDDGDDADWSVVAHAPRIVATFDTCSPSVRNAVRPPVRELVGGMAMFVERHADEGGLRIGTRAELEEYCYYVAGTVGELITNLVCRDADSAQANRLRETSESFALLLQLVNVTKDVYVDYHDENNVYLPETWLEDADVPQDDLCDPEHSDDVAAVVERTADHAHSFTDDAQTYLESMPRERGNRLVAWTIPYLLAVGTLREVRKRPEDALRRAGIKVSREEVHALISSLAGGVERDALGDLRRTISERPFHLS
- a CDS encoding RNase P subunit p30 family protein, with the protein product MYEGVHAVPDGEGTVARFAATAADYGFDGIVVRNHGDSRAEFDAERVSDAYDVDVVDGLEIRADNPSQASGHVGNFRPKTTILLLHGGTNKLNRFAVEEERIDVLAHPMRGRGDFNHVLAKAAAEHGVRVEFNLSRILRADGGPRVQAIQDLRKLRELVVKYGAPFVVSGDPTSHLHLRGPRELKAVGEVVGFSPEQIEDGLREWGRLAERNRTIRSDDFIAPGVKRGRYEEDD
- a CDS encoding class I SAM-dependent methyltransferase, whose amino-acid sequence is MKKTIEEHANRFSDIAGDYDDSQDSEEYRACVSLVVDHADPGANDTVLDLGTGTGAIALALAPGAERVIGRDISEGMLDEARTKAEENGIENVEFGEGRFRDPNVDGEVDIVVSNFAMHHLSDEEKREAIEAIAELGPRKFVLGDVMFFGLPDPKEPFYSPEVDDPSTVGHLADVLTDNGFSLTAVERVHEQVGVLVAERT
- a CDS encoding Rpp14/Pop5 family protein, with product MKHLPKHIRPHWRYLAVGLEAWPDANIDRRSFQRSIWFAAQNLLGDAGSADADLTVFSFDFEDGDGEALVRVRRGHTDEARAVLACIDDVHGDSVGVFVRGISGTVRGCEEKYLGRQREVSGERSVVFADETRPAITRDGALDIQVDDSFVGATELDFE
- the psmA gene encoding archaeal proteasome endopeptidase complex subunit alpha produces the protein MQGQAQQQAYDRGITIFSPDGRLYQVEYAREAVKRGSASIGVRTEGGVVLAVDKHTRSPLMEQTSVEKLHKADDHIGIASAGHVADARQLIDFARRQSQINRLRYGEPIGVETLTKEVTDHIQQYTQVGGARPFGVALIIGGIENGEPRLYETDPSGTPYEWKALAVGADRGEIQDYLESNYSEGMDLDGGIDLALSGLGTVNDDQLSADGVGLATVDVESERFRMLDDEEVESYLDELDLLESEDEDEPEE
- a CDS encoding ribosome assembly factor SBDS, whose protein sequence is MISLDEAVTARLESHGARFEVLVDPDAALAMKRGDFDGDIEDVIAAEDVFENASRGDRPAEEDLETVFETTDPLEIIPEVVERGEIQITAEQRREMQEQKHKQLVNRITRNAVNPQMDNAPHPPERIENALEQAGFSVDPMEPVDQQVDDALDALRPVIPIRFDEVTIAVQVPANYAGSAQARIRQFGDLEREEWQNDGSWVGVMTFPAGMQNEFYDLVNEHTSGEAETRIVKDEDDLQTR
- a CDS encoding AI-2E family transporter; this encodes MEVPERRSRLGWWLLAIALALALAFVAYAFVGTLVLGLFVYYGSRPVYRRVTTRLESETLAAAATLFLLSLPALFLVGYTVAVGVRELSAFTGTGIETYYSRLIPGSTDVPGVLSHPQRLVGSDLGTAWSDFTTAAKSVGIISRSLLTLFLSISFAFFALRDDDRLAAWFRGEMGEDSAVVAYLTAVDEDLAIVYFGNVLTVLLVGVAATVLYNGFAAIAPGAVSFPIPTVFALLTGLATFVPIVVGKLVYVPLTLYFVWQALRVNTRLLWFPAVFFVVSLLLLDLLPQTVVRPYISGRTTHTGLVMFAYILGGVLFGWYGIFLGPLVLVFVVQFADIVFGDLVHGRRITPSSSLSIGSNPPEEK
- the gvpM gene encoding gas vesicle protein GvpM, which produces MKPTKDDHAVVDLLDVILRDGVILQADVIITVADIPLVGLSLRAALAGMSTMTDYGYFEEWDAAQRQLARAPNEHPLLPDDG
- the gvpL gene encoding gas vesicle protein GvpL, which produces MAEPTFEEGRYLYCVVESADEGTVDDIEFSEAGIEGDPVSVVEHGDLGAVVQPCDSPFDSDDLGTVREWLLTHQSVVDAAGEAFGTPLPFRFDTILKGDDDAVSAWLADQSETLASHLDELAGHWEYRVGVAWDDDRVRDELESNDAELADLRERIDDATEGTAFLLEKQYDNRLRDLRQARKDDLTNRLRDDLDPLVSAFETMDSTGDVLGSETNEEVVQVAFLAHEENEDEIGRVLDDVASEPGVEIRFTGPWPPYSFAPELDA
- a CDS encoding gas vesicle protein K translates to MTAIEVDGDDAGKGLVALVITVVELLVEAMEREAVRRMEQDDLSPEEIERLGAQLAAIEDELERLKESEGIEEGVDNLRGDLDDLISDALVDMANREPGLEGFGG